One genomic region from Leifsonia poae encodes:
- a CDS encoding DnaJ C-terminal domain-containing protein, whose translation MASQDWFDKDFYKVLGVSKDVTPADLKKTYRKLARKYHPDSNPGDAAAEAKFKEISEAHSVLSDPEQRKEYDQIRAMGSGARFTAPGSAGQGGFDDVFGGMFGGGAPSGGRGYTYQQGGNFDDIFGGMFGNGGFGSSSGGYRGAGGPTRGRDVTAHTTIDFLTATKGETITLQSSDGKPIKVKIPAGVADGQKIKLRGKGQPSPDGGEPGDIVLTVTVRKHPVFERDGLNLRVTVPVTFAEAALGATIEVPTLGGDPVKLRVAPGTPSGRVLRVKGRGVQTAKGTGDLLAIVQVAVPSHLSSDAEDALKAFAEKLPSDNPRDDLLAKARG comes from the coding sequence GTGGCTAGCCAGGACTGGTTCGACAAGGACTTCTACAAGGTTCTCGGCGTCTCGAAAGACGTCACCCCCGCGGATCTGAAGAAGACCTACCGCAAGCTCGCGCGCAAGTACCACCCCGACTCCAACCCGGGGGACGCCGCCGCGGAAGCGAAGTTCAAAGAGATCAGCGAAGCCCACTCGGTGCTGAGCGATCCGGAACAGCGCAAAGAGTACGACCAGATCCGCGCGATGGGCTCCGGTGCCCGCTTCACCGCTCCGGGCTCCGCCGGCCAGGGCGGCTTCGACGATGTGTTCGGAGGGATGTTCGGCGGCGGTGCCCCCAGCGGCGGCCGCGGCTACACCTACCAGCAGGGCGGCAACTTCGATGACATCTTCGGGGGGATGTTCGGCAACGGCGGGTTCGGCTCGTCCAGCGGCGGCTACCGCGGGGCCGGCGGCCCGACGCGGGGACGCGACGTGACCGCCCACACCACCATCGACTTCCTCACCGCGACGAAGGGTGAGACGATCACCCTGCAGTCCTCGGACGGCAAACCGATCAAGGTGAAGATCCCGGCCGGGGTCGCCGACGGCCAGAAGATCAAGCTGCGCGGCAAAGGCCAGCCCAGCCCCGACGGCGGCGAACCCGGTGACATCGTGCTCACCGTGACCGTTCGCAAGCATCCGGTGTTCGAACGCGATGGGCTCAACCTGCGCGTCACCGTTCCGGTCACCTTCGCCGAGGCTGCGCTGGGCGCGACCATCGAGGTGCCGACGCTCGGCGGCGATCCGGTGAAGCTGCGTGTGGCTCCGGGAACCCCGAGCGGCCGCGTGCTGCGGGTGAAGGGCCGGGGAGTTCAGACGGCGAAGGGAACGGGCGACCTGCTCGCGATCGTTCAGGTCGCGGTGCCGTCGCACCTCTCCTCCGACGCGGAAGACGCCCTGAAGGCGTTCGCCGAGAAGCTCCCTTCGGACAACCCGCGCGACGACCTCCTGGCCAAAGCGAGGGGATGA
- the tdh gene encoding L-threonine 3-dehydrogenase gives MKALFKKEAGPGLELVEVPEPEIGPADVKIRVLRTGICGTDLHIQRWDDWAASAVKAPLIPGHEFFGEVVEVGPLVHDVALGDLVSGEGHIVCGTCRNCRAGRRQMCIRTQGVGVQRNGAFAEYLSLPATNVWVHHSAIEPEVGALFDPLGNAVHTALAFPVVGEDVLVTGCGPIGLMAIAVARHVGARFIVGTDISASRLALAEGMGADLTVDVSRSPIHSAQEVLGMREGFDVGFEMSGAPAALPQMIENMNHGGRIAMLGLPSAQIAVDWGIVVTHMLTLKGIYGREMFETWNAMGAMLQTSAVLREAIASIVSDRFSARDWQKGFAAAASAGGGKVILDWTEL, from the coding sequence ATGAAGGCACTGTTCAAGAAGGAGGCCGGACCCGGTCTCGAGTTGGTCGAGGTTCCGGAGCCCGAGATCGGTCCGGCGGATGTGAAGATCCGAGTACTGCGCACCGGGATCTGCGGAACCGATCTGCACATCCAGCGCTGGGACGACTGGGCGGCCTCCGCAGTGAAGGCCCCGCTCATCCCCGGCCACGAATTCTTCGGCGAGGTGGTCGAGGTCGGACCGCTGGTGCACGATGTGGCGCTCGGCGACCTGGTCTCCGGCGAAGGACACATCGTATGCGGCACCTGCCGCAACTGCCGGGCGGGCCGTCGGCAGATGTGCATCCGCACCCAGGGGGTCGGCGTGCAGCGCAACGGCGCCTTCGCCGAGTATCTGAGCCTGCCTGCCACCAATGTGTGGGTGCACCACAGCGCCATCGAGCCCGAGGTCGGCGCTCTCTTCGACCCGCTCGGCAACGCCGTGCACACGGCGCTCGCCTTCCCGGTGGTGGGCGAGGACGTGCTGGTCACCGGATGCGGGCCGATCGGCCTCATGGCGATCGCGGTCGCCCGTCACGTTGGTGCGCGCTTCATCGTGGGAACCGACATCAGTGCATCCCGGCTCGCGCTCGCCGAGGGCATGGGGGCCGACCTCACCGTCGACGTGTCGAGATCCCCTATCCACTCCGCGCAGGAGGTGCTCGGCATGCGCGAAGGCTTCGACGTCGGTTTCGAGATGAGCGGGGCTCCGGCCGCGTTGCCGCAGATGATCGAGAACATGAACCACGGCGGCCGCATCGCCATGCTCGGTCTGCCGTCGGCTCAGATCGCCGTGGACTGGGGCATCGTCGTCACCCATATGCTCACCCTCAAAGGCATCTACGGCCGCGAGATGTTCGAGACCTGGAACGCGATGGGGGCCATGCTGCAGACCTCGGCCGTGCTGCGGGAAGCGATCGCCTCGATCGTGTCTGACCGCTTCTCCGCCCGCGACTGGCAGAAGGGGTTCGCTGCCGCGGCCTCGGCCGGCGGGGGCAAAGTCATCCTGGATTGGACGGAGCTCTGA
- a CDS encoding transporter substrate-binding domain-containing protein gives MFTSPVSRLTIAAGVAALTVAALAGCSDAASGDAATGSAAGLDGLVEPDTLSVGVTLPDAPYVIPDADNVPKSGITKDLLAAVAKKLGVTIRFVPVAWEGGITGVAAGRYDIYGGSLYDTVERQQAGTFVDFMKEQATLITTKANGSQYSTRLDACGKSISTIRGTTDVTYAAALSKECEAAGKPAMKVTEYPTQQDSDLALKSGRTDVGIQSVPGAAYEIAQGADKVIVGDPFTGGFYVGSLMNSTKPALVKAVLGAMTELYASGETAKIFKPYGVEPTEPGKNLQK, from the coding sequence ATGTTCACGTCTCCCGTTTCGCGGCTGACCATCGCCGCCGGCGTCGCTGCCCTGACCGTGGCCGCCCTGGCCGGGTGCTCGGATGCGGCCTCCGGCGACGCGGCCACCGGGTCGGCCGCCGGCCTCGACGGCCTGGTCGAGCCGGACACCCTGAGCGTCGGGGTGACGCTCCCCGACGCGCCGTACGTGATCCCGGATGCGGACAACGTCCCGAAGTCCGGCATCACGAAAGACCTGCTCGCCGCTGTGGCGAAAAAGCTCGGCGTCACGATCCGGTTCGTGCCGGTGGCGTGGGAGGGCGGCATCACCGGCGTCGCCGCGGGTCGCTACGACATCTACGGCGGCAGCCTGTACGACACGGTCGAACGTCAGCAGGCCGGAACGTTCGTCGACTTCATGAAGGAGCAGGCGACGCTGATCACTACGAAGGCGAACGGCTCCCAGTACTCGACTCGTCTCGACGCGTGCGGGAAGTCGATCTCCACCATCCGGGGGACCACCGATGTGACCTACGCTGCGGCGCTGTCGAAGGAGTGCGAGGCCGCGGGCAAGCCGGCGATGAAGGTCACCGAGTACCCGACGCAGCAGGATTCCGATCTGGCGCTCAAGTCGGGGCGCACCGATGTCGGCATCCAGAGCGTCCCCGGCGCGGCGTACGAGATCGCCCAGGGGGCCGACAAGGTGATCGTCGGCGACCCGTTCACGGGCGGGTTCTATGTCGGCAGCCTGATGAACAGCACCAAACCCGCCCTCGTGAAGGCCGTGCTCGGTGCGATGACCGAGCTCTACGCCTCGGGCGAGACGGCGAAGATCTTCAAGCCGTACGGCGTCGAGCCGACTGAACCCGGCAAGAACCTCCAGAAATAG
- a CDS encoding helix-turn-helix domain-containing protein, which yields MSRRETGALPPTHTIDATATSIASRFLVGAYETDGPGVWERLPHRHDFVELVYVRSGSGLHYVDADAVPIAPHQLFVIAPGQVHHWEPVEPVRGTLVLFREDFLTGVGGPDADTGVGVWETRALRPGPAERERLEHILAGLAAEAGMRDEHQELALRTLLTLLLVQCRRLSRDRSADALTPRRGLSAAFERIVRDRASASLTVAECARELAVTPGHLSEVVAVSTGRTPGEIIRGEVAREAQRLLARTELSCAQIAGQLGFDDASYFSRFFRRECGATPSAFRAGRTPRAA from the coding sequence GTGAGCCGCCGCGAAACGGGGGCGCTGCCACCCACCCACACGATCGACGCCACGGCCACGAGCATCGCCTCCCGTTTTCTGGTGGGGGCGTACGAGACCGATGGTCCGGGGGTGTGGGAACGGCTTCCGCACCGGCACGACTTCGTAGAACTCGTCTACGTGAGGAGCGGGTCGGGCCTGCACTACGTTGATGCGGACGCCGTGCCCATCGCGCCGCACCAGCTTTTCGTGATCGCACCGGGGCAGGTGCACCACTGGGAGCCGGTCGAGCCGGTGCGCGGAACGCTCGTGCTGTTCCGCGAGGATTTCCTCACGGGGGTCGGCGGGCCCGACGCCGACACGGGTGTCGGCGTGTGGGAGACGCGTGCGCTTCGTCCCGGGCCGGCCGAACGGGAGCGCCTCGAGCACATCCTGGCGGGGCTGGCGGCCGAGGCGGGGATGCGCGACGAGCACCAGGAGCTGGCGCTGCGCACGCTGCTGACCCTGCTGCTCGTGCAGTGCCGGAGGCTCTCGAGGGACCGCTCCGCCGACGCCCTCACCCCGCGTCGCGGGCTCAGTGCCGCGTTCGAGCGGATCGTGCGCGACCGGGCCTCCGCCTCGCTCACCGTCGCCGAATGCGCTCGGGAGCTCGCCGTCACCCCGGGGCATCTCTCCGAGGTCGTCGCCGTCTCCACCGGTCGCACACCCGGGGAGATCATCCGGGGCGAGGTCGCCCGCGAGGCGCAACGGCTGCTCGCGCGCACCGAGCTGAGTTGTGCGCAGATCGCCGGGCAACTCGGATTCGACGACGCGTCCTACTTCTCGCGGTTCTTCCGCCGGGAGTGCGGCGCCACACCTTCGGCGTTCCGGGCCGGGCGCACGCCGCGTGCAGCGTGA
- a CDS encoding amino acid ABC transporter ATP-binding protein, whose amino-acid sequence MSTIVERPAGPADGALALRGVRKSFNGVEILAGIDLDIAPGSVVCVIGPSGGGKSTLLRCINHLEPMDAGLIEVDGELVGYTAHGDHLSEASDRQTSRVRRRMGMVFQQFNLFAHLSVLRNVTIGPTRVLGIPRAEAEREGRELLARVGLAAHEAKYPAQLSGGQQQRVAIARALAMKPAIMLFDEPTSALDPELVGEVLAVMRDLAAAGMTMIIVTHEIAFARDVADVVVFMEGGVVVEQGQAAQVLDAPVSPRTAAFLRHVGPVPS is encoded by the coding sequence ATGAGCACGATCGTGGAACGGCCGGCCGGGCCGGCCGACGGAGCCCTCGCCCTGCGCGGCGTGCGCAAATCGTTCAACGGGGTCGAGATCCTGGCCGGCATCGACCTGGACATCGCTCCCGGCTCGGTCGTCTGCGTCATCGGACCGTCCGGTGGCGGCAAGTCGACGCTGCTGCGCTGCATCAACCATCTCGAGCCCATGGATGCGGGACTCATCGAAGTGGACGGCGAACTCGTCGGTTACACCGCGCACGGCGACCACCTCTCGGAGGCGTCCGACCGGCAGACCAGTCGGGTGCGGCGGCGGATGGGGATGGTGTTCCAGCAGTTCAACCTGTTCGCGCATCTCTCGGTTCTGCGGAACGTGACGATCGGCCCGACCCGGGTGCTCGGCATCCCCCGCGCCGAAGCCGAGAGGGAGGGCCGTGAACTCCTCGCCCGCGTCGGCCTCGCGGCGCACGAGGCGAAGTATCCGGCGCAGCTCTCGGGCGGTCAGCAGCAGCGGGTCGCGATCGCCCGCGCGCTCGCGATGAAGCCCGCGATCATGCTCTTCGACGAGCCCACCAGCGCGCTCGACCCCGAGCTCGTCGGCGAAGTGCTCGCCGTGATGCGGGATCTCGCCGCGGCCGGAATGACGATGATCATCGTGACCCACGAGATCGCTTTCGCACGCGATGTTGCCGACGTGGTCGTGTTCATGGAGGGCGGCGTCGTCGTGGAGCAGGGGCAGGCCGCCCAAGTGCTGGATGCGCCGGTCTCGCCCCGCACCGCGGCCTTCCTCCGTCACGTTGGACCGGTGCCGTCGTGA
- a CDS encoding heat shock protein transcriptional repressor HspR, giving the protein MTVDENSQVFVISIAAELAGMHPQTLRQYDRLGLVSPTRTIGKSRRYSMRDVAKLQEIARLGSEGVSLEGIRRILELEDQVGALRDRVRELESALADELLNRPGRRVFAAGSEGEVISLRAGTRMRRSNQVVVWRPLGRD; this is encoded by the coding sequence ATGACGGTGGACGAGAACAGTCAGGTCTTCGTGATCTCGATCGCGGCCGAGCTGGCGGGGATGCACCCGCAGACGCTCCGGCAGTATGACCGGCTCGGTCTCGTCAGCCCCACCAGGACGATCGGCAAATCGCGCCGCTATTCGATGCGCGATGTCGCCAAACTTCAGGAGATCGCCCGCCTCGGCAGCGAGGGGGTGAGCCTGGAGGGGATCCGCCGCATCCTCGAACTCGAAGACCAGGTCGGTGCCCTGCGCGACCGCGTGCGCGAGCTCGAGTCGGCGCTTGCCGACGAACTTCTCAACCGCCCTGGCCGCCGTGTCTTCGCGGCCGGCTCCGAGGGGGAGGTCATCTCTCTGCGCGCGGGCACCCGCATGCGCCGCAGCAACCAGGTCGTCGTCTGGCGCCCGCTCGGCCGCGACTGA
- a CDS encoding nucleotide exchange factor GrpE, with product MSKENPNGQDSNEPEHEEPIIRDKRRIDPETGKVRQPAEAGSEAPASDPDLAHEELVDVGPTEGVAFESLLSDEDLDVLSGQSTADQLAAERLADLQRVTAEYANYRKRTEANREVERERVVGETVKGLIPVLDDLDRAEKHGDLEEGSAFATIAAKLRVTVERLGLTAYGQAGDPFDPQIHEAIFQQPSADVTVETVADVVETGYQLGSTTVRVAKVVVAVPA from the coding sequence ATGTCCAAAGAGAACCCCAACGGGCAGGACTCGAACGAGCCCGAGCACGAGGAGCCGATCATCCGCGACAAGCGCCGGATCGACCCCGAGACCGGCAAGGTTCGACAGCCGGCCGAGGCCGGGTCGGAGGCGCCCGCCTCCGACCCCGACCTCGCCCACGAAGAGCTCGTGGATGTCGGGCCGACCGAGGGTGTGGCCTTCGAGAGCCTGCTGAGCGACGAAGACCTCGACGTGCTGAGCGGCCAGTCCACGGCCGACCAGCTGGCCGCCGAGCGGCTCGCCGACCTCCAGCGGGTGACCGCGGAGTACGCGAACTACCGCAAGCGCACCGAGGCCAACCGCGAGGTGGAGCGCGAGCGCGTGGTCGGTGAGACCGTCAAGGGTCTCATCCCCGTGCTCGACGACCTCGACCGTGCCGAGAAGCACGGCGATCTGGAGGAGGGCAGCGCGTTCGCGACCATCGCGGCCAAGCTGCGCGTCACCGTGGAACGGCTCGGGTTGACCGCGTACGGCCAGGCCGGCGATCCGTTCGACCCGCAGATCCACGAGGCGATCTTCCAGCAGCCCAGCGCGGATGTGACGGTCGAGACCGTCGCCGATGTGGTGGAGACGGGCTACCAGCTCGGTTCCACCACCGTGCGGGTGGCCAAGGTCGTCGTGGCGGTGCCCGCCTGA
- a CDS encoding alkaline phosphatase family protein — protein sequence MVTKERAARAAVATALGVALLTGAGIAPALADDGRGESASGGQGQYGSDGHGRSVVKHVLLLSIDGLHQKDLSWYLSQHPNSALAGLVAHGTDYTNAQTPVPSDSFPGMVAQVTGGNPGTTGIYYDDTFNHSLLPAGTTNCTGATPGAEVAYTEAADKNQASIDAGQGLTGLPASILSMTGSPATLIDPATLPVDPATCKPVYPHQYIKVNTVFEVAKKAGLTTAWSDKHPAYEILNGPSGTGIDDLFTPEINSNAAAPFTGDWTTDNAATQQYDGYKVQAVVNEIHGKDHSGAKAAAVPAIFGMNFQAVSTAQKLPTSDGLTGGYLTGGAVPAALLSRALDFVDTSVSSFESALKATGHLNDTAIILSAKHGQSPTDPAALKRVPDGPIIAGLNAAWKATHPTAADLVTFSTDDDIMQLWLSDRSPAATGFAKQYLSTHTAAGNTVSSAAITVPSSGLDRIYAGAEADRYYGAKVGDSRVPDVLGIARTGVVYTGGKAKIAEHGGASADDRNVPIVVSLPGDHRARTVGDKVETTQIAPTILAELGLNPRDLQAVRIEGTKVLPRR from the coding sequence ATGGTGACGAAGGAACGCGCGGCGCGAGCCGCGGTCGCGACCGCACTGGGAGTCGCGCTGCTGACGGGCGCCGGCATCGCGCCGGCACTGGCCGACGATGGTCGAGGGGAGAGCGCCTCGGGAGGGCAGGGGCAGTACGGTTCGGACGGCCACGGTCGCAGCGTGGTCAAGCACGTGCTGCTGCTGTCGATCGACGGCCTGCATCAGAAGGACTTGAGCTGGTATCTCTCACAGCATCCGAACTCCGCGCTCGCCGGCCTGGTCGCGCACGGGACCGACTACACGAACGCTCAGACACCTGTGCCGTCCGACTCGTTCCCCGGCATGGTCGCACAGGTGACCGGAGGCAACCCCGGCACGACCGGCATCTACTACGACGACACGTTCAACCACTCGCTCCTGCCGGCAGGCACGACGAACTGCACCGGCGCCACGCCGGGCGCGGAGGTCGCCTACACCGAGGCGGCCGACAAGAACCAGGCGTCCATCGACGCAGGCCAGGGCCTCACCGGACTCCCCGCCAGCATCCTCTCGATGACCGGATCTCCCGCCACGCTGATCGATCCGGCCACCCTTCCCGTCGACCCGGCCACATGCAAGCCGGTCTACCCTCACCAGTACATCAAGGTGAACACCGTCTTCGAAGTGGCCAAGAAGGCCGGGCTCACGACCGCATGGTCGGACAAGCACCCGGCCTACGAGATCCTGAACGGCCCGTCGGGCACCGGCATCGACGATCTGTTCACCCCGGAGATCAACAGCAACGCCGCCGCGCCCTTCACCGGCGACTGGACGACGGACAACGCGGCCACCCAGCAGTACGACGGCTACAAGGTGCAGGCCGTGGTGAACGAGATCCACGGCAAAGATCACTCCGGCGCCAAGGCCGCCGCTGTGCCCGCCATCTTCGGCATGAACTTCCAGGCCGTCTCCACCGCCCAGAAACTCCCCACCTCAGACGGGCTCACCGGCGGATACCTCACCGGGGGCGCCGTGCCTGCTGCACTGCTGAGCCGAGCCCTCGACTTCGTGGACACGTCGGTCTCGTCGTTCGAGTCGGCCCTGAAGGCAACCGGTCACCTGAACGACACGGCGATCATCCTCTCAGCCAAGCACGGGCAGTCGCCGACCGATCCGGCCGCGCTCAAACGGGTTCCAGACGGCCCCATCATCGCCGGCCTGAACGCCGCGTGGAAGGCCACGCATCCGACTGCCGCCGACCTCGTGACCTTCTCCACCGACGATGACATCATGCAGCTCTGGCTCTCGGACCGCTCGCCCGCGGCCACCGGATTCGCGAAGCAGTACCTCTCCACGCACACCGCGGCCGGCAACACCGTCAGCAGCGCCGCGATCACGGTGCCGTCCTCCGGGCTCGACCGCATCTACGCGGGCGCCGAAGCCGACCGCTATTACGGCGCGAAGGTGGGCGACAGCCGAGTGCCCGACGTCCTCGGCATCGCCCGGACCGGAGTGGTCTACACCGGCGGCAAGGCAAAGATCGCCGAGCACGGCGGTGCGAGCGCTGACGACCGCAACGTTCCCATCGTCGTCTCGCTGCCCGGCGACCACCGGGCCCGCACTGTGGGCGACAAAGTGGAGACTACGCAGATCGCGCCGACCATCCTGGCCGAACTCGGCCTCAACCCGCGGGATCTCCAAGCGGTACGGATCGAAGGAACGAAGGTACTTCCCCGCCGCTGA
- a CDS encoding glycine C-acetyltransferase, whose product MIATFRDHIARQLAEIEEAGLTKRERSIRGPQQALITADGAPVLNFCANNYLGLADHPDLVAAAKSALDEWGYGMASVRFICGTQEQHLELERRVSHFLGTEATILFSSCFDANGGVFETLFSAEDAIISDELNHASIIDGIRLSKAQRFRYKNRDLADLRAQLEAAVDARFTVIVTDGVFSMDGYIAPLAEICDLADEFGALVFVDDSHAVGFVGEHGRGTPELCGVADRVDIYTGTFGKALGGASGGYVSSRQEIVDLLRQRARPYLFSNTLAPSIVAGTLAALDLLEQSDGLRAQLVDNAHLFRTLMSEAGFDLLPGEHPIVPVMFGDAALTARMAGEMQKRGVYVTAFSFPVVPRGTARIRVQLSAAHTADEVRRCVDVFIASRDAVAG is encoded by the coding sequence ATGATCGCCACCTTCCGCGACCACATCGCCAGGCAGCTCGCCGAGATCGAGGAGGCAGGTCTCACCAAACGGGAGCGCAGCATCCGGGGGCCGCAGCAGGCGCTGATCACGGCCGACGGCGCACCGGTGCTCAATTTCTGCGCGAACAACTATCTCGGCCTGGCCGACCATCCCGACCTCGTCGCCGCGGCGAAGTCCGCGCTCGACGAGTGGGGTTACGGCATGGCCAGCGTGCGCTTCATCTGCGGAACGCAGGAGCAGCACCTGGAGCTGGAGCGCCGGGTGTCGCACTTCCTCGGAACCGAGGCGACCATCCTTTTCTCGTCGTGCTTCGACGCGAACGGCGGAGTGTTCGAGACGCTGTTCTCGGCCGAAGACGCGATCATCTCCGACGAGCTCAATCACGCGTCGATCATCGACGGCATCCGGCTCTCCAAGGCGCAGCGGTTCCGCTACAAGAACCGCGACCTGGCCGACCTCCGTGCGCAGCTGGAGGCGGCGGTGGATGCGCGTTTCACGGTGATCGTCACCGACGGCGTGTTCTCTATGGATGGCTACATCGCTCCCCTCGCCGAGATCTGCGACCTCGCCGACGAGTTCGGCGCGCTCGTGTTCGTCGACGATTCGCACGCCGTCGGGTTCGTGGGCGAGCACGGCCGCGGAACCCCCGAGCTCTGCGGCGTTGCGGATCGGGTCGATATCTACACGGGAACGTTCGGCAAGGCCCTCGGCGGCGCATCCGGCGGGTACGTCTCGTCGCGGCAGGAGATCGTCGACCTACTGCGCCAGCGTGCGCGGCCGTACCTGTTCTCGAACACGCTCGCGCCGTCGATCGTGGCCGGGACGCTCGCCGCCCTCGATCTGCTCGAGCAGTCGGACGGCCTGCGGGCGCAGCTCGTTGACAATGCGCACCTGTTCCGCACGCTGATGAGCGAGGCGGGCTTCGACCTGCTGCCGGGTGAGCACCCGATTGTGCCGGTGATGTTCGGGGATGCTGCGCTCACCGCCCGTATGGCCGGCGAGATGCAGAAGCGCGGCGTCTACGTGACGGCGTTCTCGTTCCCGGTCGTGCCGCGCGGCACGGCGCGCATCCGGGTGCAGCTCTCGGCGGCGCACACCGCCGACGAAGTGCGCCGTTGCGTCGATGTGTTCATCGCCTCCCGCGACGCCGTGGCGGGTTAG
- a CDS encoding LacI family DNA-binding transcriptional regulator — MFTPQVVKAPTSADVALAAGVSRATVSFVLNDKPNSRVSDDTRHRVLEAARLLGYTPNIAARSLASGEAVAGLLVAADQRDYGQSLARAFALLLERTIEDGTDAVRHVDTEQCGADAGQLWARLRPEAVLAEAVRCTPATTELLRLSGVRALIVHGPEPVTYAPSLVVPQLPFGRVAVEHLTGLGHRRIVFLAPTAPAALETGRERLAGAAGAAANAGAALTVVNAGASSVSLRDWAQGWRYDRAAPTGVVAADDRLAMAAIRALADAGIRVPDQVSVIGADDHPGAADYIPRLSTVAFSSDTLADTILDAYTRMRAGERVERLDAPAAALIARDSTAPPR; from the coding sequence ATGTTCACACCCCAGGTCGTCAAAGCCCCGACGAGCGCCGACGTCGCCCTCGCTGCCGGCGTCTCGCGTGCCACGGTGTCGTTCGTTCTCAACGACAAGCCCAACTCGCGGGTCTCCGATGACACCCGCCACCGGGTTCTAGAAGCCGCGCGCCTTCTCGGCTACACCCCCAACATCGCGGCCCGATCCCTCGCCAGCGGTGAGGCCGTCGCCGGCCTGCTGGTGGCCGCCGACCAGCGAGACTACGGCCAGTCGCTGGCCCGGGCGTTCGCCCTCCTGCTCGAACGCACGATCGAAGACGGCACGGACGCGGTCCGGCACGTCGACACCGAGCAGTGCGGAGCCGATGCCGGTCAGCTATGGGCCAGGCTCCGCCCCGAAGCCGTGCTGGCGGAAGCCGTCCGCTGCACACCGGCCACCACGGAGCTCCTCCGCCTCTCCGGCGTTCGGGCTCTCATCGTCCACGGCCCGGAGCCGGTGACGTACGCGCCCTCTCTCGTCGTCCCTCAGCTCCCCTTCGGGCGGGTGGCCGTCGAGCATCTCACGGGCCTCGGCCACCGCCGCATCGTCTTCCTGGCGCCCACCGCCCCCGCCGCCCTGGAGACCGGTCGCGAACGCCTCGCCGGCGCCGCCGGCGCGGCCGCGAACGCCGGCGCCGCGCTGACGGTCGTGAACGCGGGGGCATCCAGCGTCTCGCTGCGTGACTGGGCGCAGGGCTGGCGTTACGACCGCGCCGCCCCGACCGGCGTCGTCGCGGCCGACGACCGGCTGGCGATGGCGGCGATCCGCGCCCTGGCCGATGCCGGCATCCGAGTGCCGGATCAGGTCTCCGTCATCGGCGCCGACGACCATCCCGGCGCCGCCGACTACATCCCCCGCCTCAGCACCGTCGCCTTCTCCTCGGACACCCTCGCCGACACCATCCTCGACGCATACACCCGCATGCGCGCCGGCGAGCGCGTCGAGCGCCTCGATGCCCCCGCGGCCGCTCTGATCGCCCGCGACTCGACTGCCCCACCCCGGTAG
- a CDS encoding amino acid ABC transporter permease, whose protein sequence is MTTHFLDGEVAHRGGAPVDRLHHLASLRVRKKSRIASRWVPAVITLVIVGGIGWAFVSAPAMNWPVVAQYLFSPRILTGVMTTLVFTVLTFVLGLAIGVLLAVLRQSGNPVLVVIVEGYIWLFRGTPLLVQLVFWFNLALVFPFIGIRLPALDITIGGATNQLITPFLAALVGLVLHTAAYMAEVVRGGFLAVPPGQTDAAKAIGMTRLEAQWRIVIPQAVRVILPPLGNQFIDILKATAIVSVIGGGDLMTQAQQIYGQNYQVISMLVVASLWYLVLVTAATIGQHFIERSLDRSRSTRSVVSAAKEVAA, encoded by the coding sequence ATGACCACACACTTCCTCGATGGCGAGGTCGCACACCGCGGCGGCGCCCCCGTCGACCGACTGCACCATCTGGCCTCTCTGCGGGTGCGCAAGAAGAGCCGCATCGCCAGCCGCTGGGTTCCGGCGGTGATCACTCTCGTCATCGTCGGCGGGATCGGCTGGGCCTTCGTGAGTGCGCCCGCCATGAACTGGCCCGTGGTGGCGCAGTACCTGTTCTCCCCGCGCATCCTCACCGGGGTGATGACGACACTCGTGTTCACCGTGCTTACCTTCGTGCTCGGGCTCGCGATCGGTGTTCTGCTCGCCGTGCTGCGGCAGTCGGGCAACCCGGTGCTCGTCGTCATCGTCGAGGGCTACATCTGGCTGTTCCGAGGAACACCGCTCCTGGTGCAGCTCGTGTTCTGGTTCAATCTGGCCCTGGTCTTCCCGTTCATCGGGATCCGTCTGCCGGCACTCGACATCACGATCGGCGGGGCGACGAACCAGCTGATCACGCCGTTCCTCGCCGCGCTGGTCGGGTTGGTGCTGCACACGGCCGCCTACATGGCAGAGGTGGTGCGCGGCGGTTTCCTCGCCGTGCCGCCCGGGCAGACCGACGCGGCGAAGGCCATCGGGATGACGCGACTCGAGGCGCAGTGGCGCATCGTCATCCCGCAGGCGGTGCGCGTGATCCTGCCGCCGCTCGGCAACCAGTTCATCGACATCCTCAAAGCGACGGCGATCGTGTCCGTGATCGGCGGCGGCGACCTGATGACGCAGGCGCAGCAGATCTACGGGCAGAACTACCAGGTGATCTCGATGCTCGTCGTCGCCTCCCTCTGGTATCTCGTGCTGGTGACGGCGGCGACGATCGGACAGCATTTCATCGAACGGTCCCTCGATCGATCACGGAGCACACGCTCGGTGGTCTCGGCGGCGAAGGAGGTCGCAGCATGA